In uncultured Ilyobacter sp., a genomic segment contains:
- the rsxC gene encoding electron transport complex subunit RsxC → MKLFTFRGGVHPPENKAQTENMEIEVFPVSKTLYVPMLQHIGAPLEPNVKVGDRVLKGQKIADSEAFVSSPVHSPVSGVVKKIEVMPFPLSGKVKTVVIENDEKEEWAELTKIQDWEKSTKEELLAMVREKGIVGVGGACFPTHIKLNPPKDVTIDVLLLNGAECEPYLNSDNRLMIEEPKKIVEGIKIINKILGINRAVIGIEDNKTEAIETMTKACEGTGIEVAMLKTQYPQGGEKQLIKAVLDRDVPSGGLPSAVGVVVQNTGTAGAIYEGLVEGKPLIEKIVTVSGKAVERPANLKVRIGTMFSEILDHAGTNRESMDKLVMGGPMMGMAQHTENVPVVKGTSGLLGLTKEETNPYKPKSCIVCGKCIKACPINLLPNMYAKLARFKQWEEMGKNHLMDCIECGSCSYICPANRPLTEAIKIGKAKLRTMKK, encoded by the coding sequence ATGAAACTGTTTACTTTCAGAGGGGGGGTTCATCCACCTGAAAATAAAGCTCAGACAGAAAATATGGAAATTGAAGTATTTCCTGTATCCAAGACACTGTATGTACCGATGCTTCAGCATATAGGAGCGCCATTAGAGCCCAATGTAAAAGTAGGGGACAGGGTATTGAAAGGTCAGAAGATAGCTGATTCTGAAGCTTTTGTGTCTTCACCGGTACATTCTCCAGTGAGTGGAGTTGTAAAAAAAATAGAGGTTATGCCCTTCCCACTAAGTGGAAAGGTAAAAACTGTAGTTATTGAAAACGATGAAAAAGAGGAGTGGGCAGAACTTACAAAGATACAAGACTGGGAAAAGTCCACTAAGGAAGAACTTTTAGCAATGGTCAGAGAAAAGGGTATAGTAGGTGTAGGAGGAGCTTGTTTCCCTACCCATATAAAGCTGAATCCTCCAAAAGATGTGACGATAGATGTACTGCTTTTAAATGGTGCAGAGTGTGAGCCATATCTAAACTCGGACAATAGACTTATGATTGAGGAACCTAAAAAGATAGTAGAAGGAATCAAAATCATAAACAAGATCCTAGGAATAAACAGAGCAGTTATCGGTATAGAGGACAATAAAACAGAGGCTATAGAAACGATGACAAAGGCCTGTGAGGGAACTGGTATAGAGGTTGCAATGCTGAAAACACAATATCCTCAAGGGGGAGAAAAACAGCTTATAAAGGCGGTTTTAGACAGAGATGTACCTTCTGGAGGTCTTCCTTCTGCAGTTGGCGTTGTGGTTCAGAATACTGGAACTGCCGGAGCAATTTATGAGGGCTTGGTCGAAGGGAAACCTCTTATAGAGAAAATTGTTACAGTCTCTGGTAAGGCTGTGGAAAGACCTGCAAACCTAAAGGTAAGAATAGGAACAATGTTTTCAGAAATTTTGGATCATGCTGGAACCAACAGAGAATCTATGGATAAGCTTGTCATGGGGGGACCTATGATGGGGATGGCTCAACATACAGAAAATGTTCCTGTGGTAAAGGGTACTTCGGGGCTTTTGGGTCTGACAAAAGAGGAAACCAATCCTTACAAACCCAAGTCGTGTATAGTATGTGGAAAATGTATCAAGGCATGTCCTATAAACCTTCTTCCAAATATGTATGCAAAATTGGCAAGGTTTAAACAGTGGGAAGAGATGGGAAAAAATCATCTTATGGACTGCATAGAGTGTGGATCATGTTCATATATCTGTCCTGCAAATAGACCACTAACTGAGGCTATAAAAATTGGAAAAGCTAAACTTAGAACAATGAAAAAGTAG
- a CDS encoding RnfABCDGE type electron transport complex subunit D translates to MEKILKMGPSPHIRTKERVEDVMYDVVIALVPALLMAIYVFGMRALTVTVTAVLSCMVTEWICQKAMKQEIAIFDGSAIITGILYAFVIPAFMPIPYIIVGSVVSIALGKMVFGGLGHNIFNPALVGRAFVQASWPVAITTFYYDGNAGATVLDAMKRGLDLDTSLLQVGNPYVQALIGRMGGCLGETSAIAILIGGIYLIKKKQVDWKVPTIIIGTVFILTALAGANPVLHILSGGLFLGAFFMATDMVTSPYTEKGKIYYAIGIGILISAIRLKGGYPEGTAFAILIMNGVVPIINRYTAPKKFGEVAK, encoded by the coding sequence GTGGAAAAGATTTTGAAAATGGGTCCTTCGCCTCATATAAGAACCAAGGAGAGAGTAGAGGATGTAATGTATGATGTGGTAATAGCACTTGTACCTGCTCTTCTCATGGCAATATATGTTTTTGGAATGAGGGCGTTGACAGTAACGGTAACAGCAGTTCTTTCTTGTATGGTCACAGAATGGATCTGTCAGAAGGCAATGAAACAGGAGATAGCCATATTTGACGGAAGTGCAATTATCACAGGAATTTTATATGCATTTGTGATTCCAGCCTTTATGCCCATTCCTTATATTATAGTAGGGTCAGTGGTTTCTATAGCACTGGGGAAAATGGTTTTTGGAGGACTAGGACACAATATATTTAACCCTGCTCTTGTTGGAAGAGCTTTTGTTCAGGCATCTTGGCCTGTGGCAATAACAACCTTTTATTATGACGGAAATGCAGGGGCGACTGTCCTTGACGCAATGAAGAGAGGCCTAGACTTAGACACATCTCTTTTGCAAGTTGGAAATCCTTATGTCCAAGCACTTATAGGAAGAATGGGTGGGTGTCTAGGTGAGACATCGGCAATAGCTATACTTATAGGTGGAATTTATCTCATCAAGAAAAAGCAAGTTGACTGGAAAGTACCGACAATAATAATCGGAACAGTATTTATTCTCACTGCATTAGCAGGAGCCAATCCAGTTCTTCACATACTTTCAGGTGGACTTTTCCTAGGAGCTTTTTTCATGGCTACCGACATGGTTACAAGTCCTTATACAGAAAAAGGTAAGATTTATTATGCTATTGGAATAGGGATACTTATATCTGCAATTAGATTAAAAGGCGGATATCCTGAAGGAACGGCATTTGCAATACTTATTATGAATGGAGTTGTTCCAATCATAAATAGGTATACTGCTCCGAAAAAATTCGGGGAGGTGGCAAAATAA
- a CDS encoding RnfABCDGE type electron transport complex subunit G codes for MMNRFVHYGLVLLSIAAISAGILASVNNMTKDVIAANAKKAVNEARIKVLPGAVSFNEEEKKSIEGLDYVPGYNEGGEVVGYVVTVAQPGYAANINFVLGFGSEGDIKGLNIIGHQETPGLGSKVSDPDWQSHWIGKKLGYEFNKSTDAFAGATISPQAVYTGMMRALSTYETEVKN; via the coding sequence ATAATGAATAGATTTGTACATTATGGACTTGTACTTCTTTCTATAGCTGCCATTTCTGCAGGTATATTGGCATCAGTAAATAATATGACAAAAGATGTAATTGCTGCAAATGCAAAGAAAGCTGTAAATGAAGCTAGAATAAAGGTGCTTCCAGGAGCAGTTTCATTTAATGAAGAAGAAAAGAAAAGTATCGAAGGTTTAGATTATGTACCAGGTTATAATGAGGGTGGAGAAGTAGTTGGTTATGTAGTAACTGTAGCTCAGCCTGGTTATGCGGCGAACATAAATTTTGTTTTAGGTTTTGGATCAGAAGGAGACATCAAAGGACTTAATATAATCGGCCATCAGGAAACACCTGGATTGGGGTCTAAGGTATCAGATCCAGATTGGCAGTCCCACTGGATTGGGAAGAAATTAGGATATGAGTTCAATAAATCCACAGATGCCTTTGCAGGAGCAACTATTTCTCCTCAAGCCGTTTACACTGGAATGATGAGAGCTCTTTCTACTTATGAAACTGAGGTGAAGAACTAA
- a CDS encoding electron transport complex subunit E translates to MGKKEMKILTQGLIKENPVFVLLLGLCPTLGVTSSAINGLAMGLATMAVLVCSNSIISAVKKSIPDKVRIPAYIMVIASLVTIVEMIMKAYVPALYAVLGLFIPLIVVNCIVLGRAESFAAKNGVFLSFLDGVGTGLGFALALTLLGGIREILGNGSLFNISFIPEGFSPALIFILAPGAFITIGCIIATQNYIKIRKSEKIQNSVEV, encoded by the coding sequence ATGGGTAAAAAAGAGATGAAAATACTCACTCAGGGACTCATAAAAGAGAATCCTGTATTCGTGTTACTTTTAGGACTGTGTCCTACACTTGGAGTTACAAGCTCGGCAATAAACGGTCTGGCAATGGGACTGGCAACAATGGCTGTACTTGTGTGCTCAAACAGTATAATATCAGCGGTAAAAAAGAGTATTCCGGACAAGGTAAGAATTCCGGCGTATATAATGGTAATAGCCTCACTGGTTACTATAGTAGAGATGATAATGAAAGCCTATGTGCCTGCTCTTTATGCAGTACTTGGACTATTTATTCCTCTTATAGTTGTTAACTGTATAGTTTTGGGGAGAGCAGAGAGTTTTGCTGCTAAAAACGGAGTTTTTCTCTCTTTTCTAGATGGAGTAGGAACAGGTTTAGGGTTTGCTTTGGCACTTACACTTCTTGGAGGAATAAGAGAGATACTTGGAAACGGGTCACTGTTTAATATTTCATTTATCCCTGAAGGGTTTAGTCCTGCACTGATATTCATACTAGCTCCTGGAGCCTTTATAACTATAGGATGTATAATCGCAACGCAGAATTATATAAAGATTAGAAAAAGCGAGAAAATCCAGAATAGTGTGGAGGTGTAA
- the rsxA gene encoding electron transport complex subunit RsxA, with protein MDLGNLFSIIVGAIFINNFIFAKFLGICPFMGVSKKVESSIGMGMAVAFVMTLASAVTWIVYKFLLVPYGLEYLQTIAFILIIASLVQFVEMAIQKTSPHLYKALGVFLPLITTNCAVLGVAILNIQEGFNFIETVVNGFAGAIGFTLALVLLAGIRERLEYADVPRPFQGVPIAFISAGLLAMAFMGFSGMQI; from the coding sequence GTGGATTTAGGAAATTTATTTTCAATAATTGTTGGTGCAATATTTATAAATAACTTTATCTTTGCCAAATTCCTAGGTATCTGTCCTTTTATGGGGGTATCTAAAAAAGTAGAATCATCTATAGGAATGGGTATGGCAGTTGCCTTTGTTATGACTCTGGCCTCTGCAGTAACTTGGATAGTTTACAAATTTTTATTGGTTCCTTATGGACTTGAATATTTACAGACGATAGCATTTATTTTGATAATAGCTTCCCTTGTACAATTTGTAGAGATGGCTATTCAAAAGACATCTCCTCATCTGTATAAAGCTCTGGGTGTATTTTTACCACTTATAACTACAAACTGTGCTGTACTAGGGGTTGCAATTCTTAATATTCAAGAAGGGTTCAACTTTATTGAAACAGTGGTAAATGGTTTTGCAGGTGCTATAGGATTTACTCTTGCTCTTGTCCTATTGGCAGGAATTAGAGAAAGATTAGAATATGCTGATGTACCTAGACCTTTCCAGGGAGTACCGATAGCATTTATATCGGCAGGACTTCTTGCCATGGCGTTTATGGGATTCAGTGGAATGCAAATCTAG
- a CDS encoding RnfABCDGE type electron transport complex subunit B produces the protein MEAILIPVLILGGIGLFMGLFLAFASKKFEVEVNPNVEKIMEVLPGINCGACGFPGCAGYAEAIALEGAEITSCAPGGAAVVEAVATIMGMTAETGGEKIVARVLCQGDNTRTSKLYDFDVELKSCATAMLYFGGDKSCWHSCLGYGDCAAVCPVDAITITDKGVAVINEDKCVSCEKCVKECPKRVISMTPQSQKVTVLCSSREKGAVARKNCSVACIGCGVCVRSCPVDAIDLKNNLAKIDPEKCIQCGLCAIKCPTNAITSEVKEIKKAEIIEEKCIGCTACARVCPVDAIEGEVKQKHKVIEEKCIGCQLCYEKCKFGAIKINVTEKKDS, from the coding sequence ATGGAAGCAATATTAATACCAGTTTTGATATTGGGAGGAATAGGACTTTTTATGGGACTTTTCCTGGCCTTTGCATCAAAGAAATTTGAGGTAGAAGTTAACCCCAATGTTGAAAAAATAATGGAAGTTCTCCCGGGAATAAACTGTGGAGCATGCGGTTTTCCTGGATGTGCAGGATATGCTGAAGCAATAGCTCTAGAGGGAGCAGAAATAACTTCATGTGCCCCTGGAGGCGCTGCAGTTGTAGAAGCTGTAGCAACCATAATGGGCATGACTGCAGAAACGGGTGGAGAAAAGATAGTGGCAAGAGTTCTCTGTCAGGGCGATAATACAAGAACGAGCAAACTTTATGACTTTGATGTGGAGCTTAAAAGTTGTGCAACGGCTATGTTATATTTTGGTGGAGACAAGTCATGCTGGCATTCGTGTCTAGGCTATGGAGACTGTGCTGCGGTATGTCCTGTAGATGCCATAACCATAACAGATAAAGGTGTGGCCGTAATAAATGAGGACAAGTGTGTGTCATGTGAGAAGTGTGTCAAAGAATGCCCAAAAAGGGTGATATCCATGACTCCGCAAAGTCAGAAGGTAACAGTATTATGTTCCTCAAGGGAAAAAGGTGCAGTAGCTAGAAAAAACTGTAGCGTAGCCTGTATAGGATGCGGTGTATGTGTCAGATCATGTCCTGTAGATGCAATAGACTTGAAAAACAACCTAGCTAAAATAGATCCTGAAAAATGTATTCAGTGTGGACTCTGTGCAATCAAGTGTCCTACCAACGCAATAACAAGTGAAGTAAAAGAGATAAAAAAGGCTGAGATTATCGAGGAAAAATGTATCGGATGTACAGCCTGTGCAAGAGTTTGTCCAGTAGATGCAATAGAGGGCGAGGTAAAACAAAAGCATAAGGTAATTGAGGAAAAATGTATCGGATGCCAGCTTTGTTATGAAAAATGTAAATTTGGAGCAATAAAAATAAACGTGACTGAGAAAAAAGATAGTTAA
- a CDS encoding 2-oxoacid:acceptor oxidoreductase family protein, giving the protein MTEKIICAGFGGQGVMVLGKLIAYAGMLHDRQVSWLPSYGPEMRGGTANCHVILSENPIGSPIISGDADFAIVMNKPSLEKFESSLVPGGRLLVNSSLISDKSIRDDIEVYYIPANEIASECGIEKDSNLVMLGAYLALTKLIKEKEVIEAFTKVFDGEKAKLTPLHKKALEKGAKSLKI; this is encoded by the coding sequence ATGACGGAAAAAATAATCTGTGCAGGCTTCGGAGGTCAGGGTGTTATGGTTCTTGGAAAATTGATAGCATATGCAGGAATGCTCCATGACAGACAGGTATCCTGGCTTCCATCTTACGGACCTGAGATGAGGGGAGGAACTGCCAATTGTCACGTCATTCTTTCAGAAAATCCAATTGGTTCCCCTATAATTTCAGGTGATGCAGATTTTGCCATTGTTATGAATAAACCCTCTCTGGAAAAGTTTGAGTCCTCCCTTGTTCCAGGAGGAAGGCTCCTGGTCAACAGTTCCCTTATATCCGACAAATCCATTAGGGATGATATAGAGGTGTATTACATTCCTGCAAATGAAATTGCATCTGAATGCGGAATTGAAAAAGATTCAAACTTAGTTATGTTAGGAGCCTACCTGGCGTTAACAAAATTAATAAAAGAAAAAGAGGTTATCGAAGCCTTTACAAAAGTTTTTGACGGTGAAAAAGCTAAACTCACTCCTCTCCATAAAAAAGCTCTTGAAAAGGGAGCCAAATCTTTGAAAATTTAA
- a CDS encoding thiamine pyrophosphate-dependent enzyme, with amino-acid sequence MEVVFKKTKGLTDAVTHYCPGCTHGIIHRLVGEVLEELGVLDKSIGVASVGCSALSYKYFNCDMQAGPHGRAPALATGIKRVNSDCTVFTYQGDGDLASIGCAEIIHAALRGENFTTIFVNNAVYGMTGGQMAPTTLIDQKSTTSPYGRDKKIHGMPIRMSEILATLDRAVYVVRVSVHDPNHVREAKKAIRKAFELQIKGEGFTIVEVLSTCPTNWGMTPIEALDWLKDNMIPYYPLGVIKSPEKEED; translated from the coding sequence ATGGAAGTTGTTTTCAAAAAGACAAAAGGACTAACAGACGCAGTAACTCACTACTGCCCAGGATGCACCCACGGGATAATACACCGGCTTGTAGGAGAAGTTTTAGAGGAGCTTGGAGTATTAGACAAAAGTATAGGGGTGGCCTCTGTAGGCTGCTCTGCACTCTCGTACAAATACTTTAATTGCGATATGCAGGCAGGTCCCCACGGAAGAGCCCCTGCCCTGGCTACAGGCATAAAAAGAGTCAATTCAGATTGCACTGTGTTCACCTACCAGGGAGATGGAGACCTGGCTTCTATAGGATGTGCAGAGATAATCCATGCTGCCTTAAGAGGTGAAAACTTTACAACAATTTTTGTAAATAACGCTGTCTATGGAATGACAGGTGGTCAGATGGCACCTACTACTCTAATCGATCAGAAATCAACCACCTCGCCCTATGGAAGAGATAAAAAAATTCACGGAATGCCCATCAGAATGTCGGAGATCCTCGCAACCTTAGATAGGGCCGTCTATGTGGTGAGGGTTTCTGTCCACGATCCAAATCACGTGAGAGAGGCTAAAAAAGCTATAAGAAAAGCCTTTGAGCTTCAGATAAAGGGAGAGGGCTTTACCATTGTAGAGGTACTGTCTACCTGTCCCACAAACTGGGGTATGACCCCTATAGAGGCGCTCGACTGGCTGAAGGATAACATGATTCCTTACTATCCTTTGGGAGTTATAAAATCTCCTGAAAAGGAGGAGGATTAA
- a CDS encoding 3-methyl-2-oxobutanoate dehydrogenase subunit VorB codes for MAKVLMKGNEAMAASAIRAGCKFFFGYPITPQNEIPEYMSRELPLAGGTFVQAESEIAAINMVYGAAGSGARVMTSSSSPGISLKQEGISYIAGAELPCLIINVMRAGPGLGGIQPAQADYFQAVKGGGHGDYHLPVFAPASIQEAVDLIPIAFKVADRYRTPVMLLADGMIGQMMEAVEFKDLPKKTSVEKKWATTGTRGKREPNIITSLDLDSHRLEKHILEIKKKMDLMCEKECRWEEYNIENADIVAVAYGTTSRILKSAVEKLKNEGINVGILRPITLFPFPYHVLENLPEKVKAVLTVEMSTGQMVEDVRLGVNGRLPVHFFGRTGGVIPSPQEIIDKVYEILGGGQ; via the coding sequence ATGGCAAAAGTCTTAATGAAAGGTAATGAGGCTATGGCTGCATCGGCTATAAGGGCAGGGTGTAAATTCTTTTTCGGATATCCTATCACCCCGCAAAATGAAATACCTGAATATATGTCAAGGGAGCTTCCTTTAGCAGGAGGGACCTTTGTTCAAGCTGAGTCAGAAATTGCAGCTATAAACATGGTCTATGGGGCTGCAGGTTCTGGAGCCAGAGTCATGACATCTTCATCATCTCCTGGAATCTCTCTAAAGCAAGAAGGCATATCCTATATTGCCGGTGCAGAACTCCCTTGTCTTATCATAAATGTTATGCGAGCAGGACCTGGATTGGGGGGAATACAGCCTGCCCAGGCCGATTATTTTCAAGCTGTGAAAGGTGGAGGGCACGGAGATTATCATCTGCCTGTTTTTGCCCCTGCAAGCATCCAAGAAGCTGTTGATCTCATACCCATAGCCTTTAAAGTGGCTGATAGGTACAGAACCCCTGTCATGTTATTGGCAGACGGTATGATCGGACAGATGATGGAAGCTGTTGAGTTTAAAGATTTACCCAAAAAGACTAGTGTTGAAAAAAAATGGGCCACTACAGGTACAAGGGGAAAAAGAGAACCAAATATAATAACATCTTTAGACCTAGATTCTCATAGGCTGGAAAAACACATCCTAGAAATCAAAAAAAAGATGGACCTCATGTGTGAAAAAGAATGCAGATGGGAAGAGTATAATATAGAAAATGCCGATATTGTTGCAGTGGCTTATGGTACCACCTCTAGGATTTTGAAAAGTGCCGTTGAAAAATTAAAAAATGAAGGTATAAATGTGGGAATTTTAAGACCCATAACACTTTTCCCCTTCCCTTATCACGTGCTAGAAAATCTCCCTGAAAAAGTCAAGGCTGTCTTAACAGTTGAGATGAGTACCGGGCAGATGGTAGAAGATGTGAGGTTAGGTGTAAATGGACGTCTTCCTGTTCATTTTTTCGGAAGGACAGGAGGAGTGATACCTAGTCCTCAAGAGATAATAGACAAGGTTTATGAGATTCTTGGAGGTGGGCAGTGA
- a CDS encoding 4Fe-4S binding protein has translation MGKGIVTFNEERCKGCGLCTVNCPVDIVFLQKNKINSKGYNPAGVTDPDKCIGCGNCAIMCPDLVIRVEKI, from the coding sequence ATGGGAAAAGGTATCGTTACTTTTAATGAAGAACGCTGTAAAGGTTGCGGACTGTGCACTGTAAATTGCCCAGTAGATATTGTATTCCTTCAAAAAAATAAGATCAACTCTAAAGGCTATAATCCTGCAGGGGTAACTGACCCTGATAAATGCATCGGATGTGGAAACTGTGCAATAATGTGTCCGGACCTTGTAATAAGAGTGGAGAAAATTTAA
- a CDS encoding Na+/H+ antiporter NhaC family protein — MDIFLSMALIFTLLIFSVINKIFIGYPLFMALLIFSFLSLKRGYGARDVLKMIFDGGKKSFIVLQVFSLIGILTSLWISAGTIPTIVYYGIKFMNPNFFIIYTFFIVSFVSLLLGTSFGTVSTIGMAIIVMAKAGNINLAIVTGSIMSGAYFGDRCSPMSSSAILVANLTETDLYTNIKNMLKTGIFPLIASAFFYLILSFDNPIVFTHENIGESMKEVFSIGLIPLIPAAIIFGASLFKVNVKKSMSISIISAVFISILIQNYNPLEVINFSIFGFKLENSVKIGNILNRGGIISMMKAGIVVFISCSLAGIFQKTAMLEKFNEISLKSKNRFQLFSCTAITSVLTGIFGCSQTISIVLTEQFLKDAYKKLGFTREKLALDIENTAVVIAPLIPWNIAAFVPTETLKVNFYSYIPYAFYLYFVPISSFLVFKFQNSKMKLKENIV, encoded by the coding sequence ATGGATATTTTTCTAAGTATGGCTTTAATTTTTACACTTTTGATTTTTTCTGTTATAAATAAGATATTCATCGGATACCCCCTGTTTATGGCTCTTTTGATTTTTTCCTTTCTTTCACTCAAAAGGGGATATGGTGCAAGGGATGTCCTAAAAATGATTTTTGACGGTGGTAAGAAATCATTTATTGTTCTCCAGGTGTTCTCTCTAATCGGTATTCTGACTTCTCTATGGATATCTGCAGGGACCATACCGACCATTGTTTATTATGGAATAAAGTTTATGAATCCCAACTTTTTTATTATTTACACTTTTTTCATTGTCTCCTTTGTATCCCTACTTTTAGGGACCTCCTTTGGTACTGTGAGCACGATAGGGATGGCGATAATTGTTATGGCAAAGGCAGGCAATATAAATCTTGCGATAGTGACAGGATCTATTATGTCTGGTGCATATTTTGGAGACAGATGCTCTCCCATGTCATCTAGTGCTATTTTGGTTGCCAATCTCACAGAAACAGACCTCTATACCAACATAAAAAATATGCTCAAAACAGGAATTTTTCCCCTGATCGCTTCAGCATTTTTTTATTTAATTTTGTCCTTCGACAACCCCATAGTCTTCACTCACGAAAACATAGGTGAAAGTATGAAGGAGGTTTTCAGCATAGGTTTGATACCTCTGATTCCAGCGGCAATAATCTTTGGTGCCTCGCTGTTTAAAGTAAACGTTAAAAAATCCATGAGTATAAGTATCATTTCAGCTGTTTTTATATCTATTTTAATCCAAAACTACAATCCTTTAGAAGTTATAAATTTTTCTATTTTTGGATTTAAATTAGAAAACAGTGTTAAAATAGGAAATATTTTAAATCGTGGAGGAATAATTTCCATGATGAAGGCAGGAATAGTAGTTTTCATCTCTTGCTCCTTAGCCGGAATATTCCAAAAAACAGCTATGCTTGAAAAATTCAATGAAATATCCCTTAAATCTAAAAATAGATTTCAGCTATTTTCATGCACAGCTATAACAAGTGTCTTGACAGGAATCTTCGGATGCAGTCAGACCATATCCATTGTACTCACAGAACAATTTTTAAAAGACGCCTATAAAAAACTTGGGTTCACCAGGGAAAAATTAGCCTTAGACATAGAAAATACAGCAGTTGTGATCGCTCCTCTGATTCCTTGGAATATTGCCGCATTTGTACCAACAGAGACTTTAAAAGTTAATTTTTACTCCTATATTCCCTATGCATTTTATCTGTATTTTGTACCTATAAGCAGTTTCCTGGTATTTAAATTTCAAAATTCTAAAATGAAACTCAAAGAAAACATAGTTTAA
- a CDS encoding RidA family protein, which yields MGKKVINTEKAPAALGPYSQAIEVNGMLFVSGQIPFVPETMTCISDDVQEQTKQALENVKAVLEEAGYSLKDVVKAGVFIKNMDDFAKINEVYNEYLGDVKPARACVEVARLPKDVKVEIEVIAVKG from the coding sequence ATGGGTAAAAAGGTAATAAATACAGAAAAGGCACCTGCGGCTTTAGGACCGTATTCGCAGGCTATAGAGGTCAACGGAATGTTGTTTGTATCGGGTCAGATTCCATTTGTCCCAGAGACTATGACTTGTATTTCTGACGATGTACAAGAGCAGACAAAACAAGCTCTAGAAAACGTAAAGGCTGTTTTAGAAGAAGCTGGATATTCCTTGAAAGATGTTGTAAAAGCAGGGGTTTTTATAAAAAATATGGATGATTTTGCAAAGATAAATGAGGTTTATAATGAGTATTTAGGAGATGTAAAACCTGCTAGGGCATGTGTTGAAGTTGCCAGGCTACCTAAAGATGTAAAAGTTGAAATAGAGGTAATAGCTGTAAAAGGTTAG